The following coding sequences lie in one Arachis stenosperma cultivar V10309 chromosome 5, arast.V10309.gnm1.PFL2, whole genome shotgun sequence genomic window:
- the LOC130980588 gene encoding uncharacterized mitochondrial protein AtMg00820-like produces the protein MGEKYDALMKNHTSTLTPPPLDSVIIGSRWVYAIKKVPDGSIKKYKASLVAKGCHQQHGIDFDKIFSPVIQPTTIRTVLTLALSNGWCLRQFYFNNAFLNGDITETVYMT, from the coding sequence ATGGGGGAAAAGTATGATGCCCTTATGAAGAATCACACTTCGACTCTTACTCCTCCTCCACTAGACTCTGTCATTATTGGTTCAAGATGGGTTTATGCTATTAAAAAGGTACCAGATGGttctattaaaaaatacaaagcCAGTTTGGTTGCTAAGGGATGTCACCAACAACATGGTATagattttgataaaattttcaGTCCAGTTATTCAGCCTACTACTATTAGAACTGTTCTTACTTTGGCTCTTTCGAATGGTTGGTGCCTTAGACAATTTTATTTCAATAATGCGTTCCTTAATGGAGACATTACTGAAACGGTTTATATGACTTAG